A portion of the Gadus macrocephalus chromosome 10, ASM3116895v1 genome contains these proteins:
- the zgc:195212 gene encoding LOW QUALITY PROTEIN: DUF4554 domain-containing protein (The sequence of the model RefSeq protein was modified relative to this genomic sequence to represent the inferred CDS: deleted 2 bases in 1 codon), whose product MVVLWNSKESYGVDHCRPLLDVSGAPMGTDLVFGSIAAAGPWCEGFATGNLKPGFTDLIQKLFPSEDQGPEPDQEELCGFTHMHGPIHLLISFQVKVAKQFDRQEWPFHIEAFLHKLSLTNARVKIHFSCKSYQKRLQRIFSGKIQCKLTLKDQWSTFLDVTSSKPGVSVGERPWCHGGHPVPGERVSLSIPPAAMERGLYGELSLQPVALLAPCVLQYPNLATCLTHIQISFALLYLSDDGGTHINTCRHVNTQACTRLFLDCVCGQVEVYGPSNVPVASPTDFLQQLSVHLNCEELGIDGILRWNDPTDLQPRGGATLPVEAETGPEGGCSLASVEQSLTLLLFLHHMDPFTSELYDVIATEELLEHHLEAILTNNRQAVTAALQREIKSILNAHRQRSKAIIIIIAWTCVAPFMVTKASEKICSAFEVISSSALSIVSSSSNLDFRAACLSNMRVRDTHGLSQALRETQVRVTSWKFVPKARCYPVPQEDTPTRREM is encoded by the exons ATGGTCGTGCTCTGGAACAGCAAAGAATCGTACGGAGTCGACCATTGCAGGCCTTTGCTTG ATGTTTCTGGTGCTCCGATGGGAACTGATCTGGTGTTCGGGTCCATAGCAGCTGCTGGTCCGTGGTGCGAAGGGTTCGCTACGGGTAATCTCAAACCTG GCTTCACAGATCTTATCCAGAAGCTGTTTCCTTCTGAAGACCAAGGTCCAGAGCCGGACCAAGAAGAGCTCTGTGGCTTCACTCACATGCACGGCCCCATCCATCTCCTTATCTCCTTTCAG GTGAAAGTGGCGAAACAGTTTGATCGGCAGGAGTGGCCTTTTCACATAGAGGCATTCCTACACAAGCTCAGCCTGACCAATGCACGG GTGAAAATACACTTTAGCTGTAAGTCGTATCAAAAGAGGCTCCAGAGAATTTTCAG TGGGAAGATACAGTGCAAATTAACACTGAAAGATCAGTGGTCAACATTCTTGGATGTCACCTCCTCCAA GCCTGGGGTGAGCGTGGGGGAGAGGCCTTGGTGTCACGGAGGACATCCTGTTCCCGGGGAGCGAGTGTCTCTCAGCATCCCACCTGCAGCCATGGAGAGAGGCCTCTACGGGGAGCTCAGTCTCCAGCCGGTGGCCCTGTTAGCCCCCTGTGTGCTACAATACCCCAACCTGGCAACctgcctcacacacatacaaatatccTTTGCCCTGTTATACCTGTCAGATGACggcggc acacacataaacacatgtagacatgtgaacacacaagcatgcaccaGGTTGTttcttgactgtgtgtgtgggcaggtgGAGGTGTACGGTCCCAGTAACGTGCCCGTAGCCAGCCCCACAGACTTCCTCCAGCAGCTGTCGGTGCATCTGAACTGTGAGGAGCTGGGCATCGATGGCATCCTCCGCTGGAATGACCCCACTG ACCTCCAGCCGAGAGGGGGGGCCACCCTGCCAGTGGAGGCTGAGACCGGTCCAGAGGGAGGGTGTAGCCTGGCCTCAGTGGAGCAGAGCCTCACACTGCTCCTCTTCCTGCACCACATGGACCCGTTTACCTCCGAGCTCTATGATGTTATAG CTACAGAAGAGCTGTTGGAGCACCACCTGGAGGCGATACTGACCAACAACAGGCAGGCAGTGACGGCCGCGCTGCAGAGGGAGATCAAGAGCATTCTGAACGCTCACAGACAGAGAAGCAaggcaataataataataatagcttgGACTTGTGTAGCGCCTTTCATGGTAACCAAG GCCAGTGAAAAGATCTGCTCAGCATTTGAAGTGATTTCCAGCTCTGCTCTCAGCATCGTGAGCAGCAGCAGTAACCTGGATTTCAGGGCTGCCTGCCTCAGTAACATGAGG GTGCGTGACACCCATGGGCTCTCACAGGCCCTCCGGGAGACACAGGTGAGGGTGACCTCATGGAAGTTTGTTCCGAAGGCCAGGTGTTACCCGGTACCGCAG GAAGACACGCCGACGAGGAGAGAAATGTGA
- the LOC132465589 gene encoding thiosulfate:glutathione sulfurtransferase-like: MANTDGNQISYTDLKALLEKSQNLFIVDVRTKEEIDKGCIPGSLHVPVDTVETAFALDAAEFQATYGVAKPSLDAPELVFHCQMGRRGQLATDKAIALGFQSARNYTGGYKEWSEKEGK; encoded by the exons ATGGCGAATACAG ACGGAAACCAAATCTCCTACACTGATCTCAAAGCTCTGCTGGAGAAGAGCCAGAATCTCTTCATTGTCGACGTGCGTACTAAAGAAGAAATTGACAAGGGCTGCATCCCCGGGTCCCTCCACGTACCTG TGGATACTGTGGAGACTGCCTTTGCGCTGGACGCGGCAGAATTCCAGGCTACATACGGGGTGGCGAAGCCCTCCCTCGACGCCCCCGAGCTGGTGTTCCACTGCCAGATGGGCCGCAGGGGGCAGCTGGCCACAGACAAGGCCATCGCCCTGGGCTTCCAGAG TGCACGCAACTATACCGGTGGATACAAGGAGTGGTCCGAGAAAGAGGGGAAATGA
- the si:ch1073-303k11.2 gene encoding LRRN4 C-terminal-like protein, translating to MTVLMVLLYKSLAVLQLFLTLDPSLRLAHASSTPSPITRTGFQFVTAPDDYDIDYPDGLSHPPSAAPPIRATNVPHELCQYDPCQEDQAPCSDLSAQSGCLCPGLSGASQPPRPPPLQGLLPPGSGDRSDGGVVVRWCAPYSVVTGYRVVVDGNRGAALEFPARGRRGQVGVLEARAEVCVEAVNRAGHSAASGLSCRQYQPPPRLSGSGMVGLIGGGVAVLLLLVVTAIALHRRRRARRNTTEARAEGLGNPSYSAEGGVCET from the coding sequence ATGACGGTACTGATGGTGTTGCTGTACAAGAGCCTGGCCGTGCTCCAGCTCTTCCTGACTCTTGACCCCTCCCTACGGCTCGCCCACgcttcctccaccccctcccccatcacccgCACTGGTTTCCAGTTCGTGACTGCCCCGGACGACTATGACATTGACTACCCCGACGGCCTAAGCCATCCCCCCAGCGCGGCTCCCCCCATCAGGGCGACTAACGTTCCCCACGAGCTGTGCCAGTACGACCCCTGCCAGGAGGACCAGGCACCCTGCTCCGACCTCTCAGCCCAGAGCGGGTGCCTCTGCCCGGGCCTCAGCGGGGcctcccagcccccccgcccccccccgctccaggGTCTGCTGCCCCCCGGCAGCGGGGATAGAAGTGACGGCGGAGTGGTGGTACGCTGGTGCGCCCCATACTCCGTCGTGACCGGGTACAGAGTGGTCGTCGATGGCAACAGAGGCGCGGCCTTGGAGTTCCCGgcccgggggcggcgggggcaggTGGGGGTCCTGGAGGCGCGGGCCGAGGTGTGCGTGGAGGCGGTGAACAGGGCGGGGCACAGCGCAGCGTCAGGGTTGTCCTGCAGGCagtaccagcccccccccaggctcAGCGGCTCTGGGATGGTCGGGCTCATAGGGGGCGGGGTTGCTGTCCTCCTACTGCTGGTCGTCACGGCGATCGCCCTCCACCGGAGACGCAGAGCCCGACGAAATACAACCGAGGCCAGAGCCGAGGGACTGGGGAACCCCTCCTACAGCGCAGAGGGAGGGGTCTGTGAGACATAG